The nucleotide window CCCGCAAGTTCCCTGATCCTCTCCAGGTTCCATTCGAACGCATCGAGATCCACCTCTACCCATGCCGACAACCTATCCACTTTCATCCTCCTCCTCTTCATCCCCGATATCTTTTCCACCCCTGTACAGGAACCTGTCCAGAAGCTTCACATATTCGGTCCAGTTCCCCTCTCCTCCACTACGTCCCATCGTCATGAGAGCTCCTCTGACCTGGGCGTCCATGTTATCAATATAACCGAGAAGAAGTGCCTCGATAGTCATCGGCAGCACGGGGGAACCATGTTCGAGCCTGCCATGGTGACTCAGTATCATATGCTTTAAACGAAGTTCCATTTCTACTGGAAACTCCTCTATTCCTCTGAGATATTCGTCCAGAAACTCTACTCCGATACTTATATGTCCGAGCAGCCGCCCCCTGTCCGTGTAGTCGATATGGTTGGTCACGCTGAGTTCGGCAAGCTTTCCCAGGTCGTGAAGAAGGACTCCCGCGACCAGCAGATCCCTGTCGACTTCGGGATAGACTTCGGCCACCGCGAGTGCGATCTTCAGCATATCG belongs to Candidatus Latescibacterota bacterium and includes:
- a CDS encoding HD domain-containing protein, which translates into the protein MTERISVGDRVDKVMVVAKKVARDYSGGRFLLLQFSDSEGVLKGVYWGVPQFVEDSVMTNDIVRVKGEVQEYQGAIQIKVNSLEKLSNEEFDPTLFIPSSSRDMDIVYEEILAAIGKVENPYIKELLEAVFANDSFRERFLKAPAAKGWHHSYVGGLAEHLFDMLKIALAVAEVYPEVDRDLLVAGVLLHDLGKLAELSVTNHIDYTDRGRLLGHISIGVEFLDEYLRGIEEFPVEMELRLKHMILSHHGRLEHGSPVLPMTIEALLLGYIDNMDAQVRGALMTMGRSGGEGNWTEYVKLLDRFLYRGGKDIGDEEEEDESG